One genomic segment of Anguilla anguilla isolate fAngAng1 chromosome 2, fAngAng1.pri, whole genome shotgun sequence includes these proteins:
- the pdia2 gene encoding protein disulfide-isomerase A2, translated as MLIPANLPLPYSLSLRPKPQQNLRIDLQCDQTAETKNCIVRPRILTVTHEIVSERRIRAAYTRAEEDAEENLEESEENSSEIHEKTNEILEENDVIVLHINNFARALNENKLLLVEFYAPWCGHCRALEPEYAKAAGILKNESSEIRLGKVDATEEKELAEEFEIGSFPTLKLFKDGERENPIGFSGKRNAKGIVQWLKRRSGPSATILENETDSQELIDAHNVVVVGFFSDLDSEDANVFYGVAMDLVDITFGVTTSPDVFKKYKVENNAVVLFKKFDDGRADHEILEDKNLDRDELTAFIQTNSLELVIEFNEQNADKIFGSKVQNHLLLFISSSTEASSQILETYQGIAAEFKGKVLFVRIDVTSGAVSHVLKYFGLTEKDAPTLRLINTETVKKYAMDGGDITAEALRSFCQGVLDGTVKPHMMTQEIPEDWDKNPVKVLVGKNFEDVAFDETKNVFVEFYAPWCGHCKELAPIWEELGEKYKDREDLIIAKMDSTANEVESVSVSGFPTLKYFLAGSERKVVDYNGKRDLETFSKFIDNGGELPEEPADDDDDDDEEEEEDDDEEKEPTEESTTEALKKTNETAKDEL; from the exons ATGTTGATCCCTGCTAACCTTCCATTGCCATATTCCCTTTCGCTGAGGCCTAAACCACAGCAGAACCTACGCATAGACCTACAGTGTGATCAGACAGCAGAGACTAAAAATTGCATCGTAAGGCCAAGAattctcacagtcacacacgaaATTGTATCGGAAAGAAGAATTCGCGCTG CCTATACTAGGGCTGAAGAGGATGCCGAGGAAAATTTGGAAGAAAGTGAAGAAAACTCTTCAGAGATCCACGAGAAAACAAATGAGATCTTGGAAGAAAATGATGTAATCGTTCTTCATATAAATAACTTCGCAAGAGCGCTCAATGAAAACAAGCTCCTTCTTGTAGAATTTT ATGCGCCTTGGTGCGGACATTGCCGTGCGCTGGAGCCAGAGTATGCAAAAGCAGCAGGAATCCTGAAGAATGAATCATCCGAAATCCGATTGGGCAAAGTGGACGCTACTGAGGAGAAGGAACTTGCGGAAGAGTTTGAAATTGGTAGTTTTCCTACATTGAAACTCTTCAAAGACGGGGAAAGAGAAAATCCTATTGGCTTTAGTG GAAAAAGGAATGCCAAAGGAATTGTTCAGTGGCTGAAGAGACGGAGTGGGCCAAGTGCCACAATTCTAGAAAATGAGACTGATTCTCAGGAGCTCATTGATGCACATAACGTTGTTGTAGTtggatttttttct GACCTTGACAGTGaagatgcaaatgttttttatggAGTTGCAATGGACTTAGTAGACATTACATTTGGAGTCACCACAAGCCCTGATGTTTTCAAGAAATATAAGGTGGAAAACAATGCTGTTGTGTTATTCAAAAAG TTTGATGATGGCCGTGCAGACCATGAAATTCTGGAGGACAAAAACCTTGACAGAGACGAGCTTACAGCATTCATACAGACCAACAGCCTGGAACTTGTCATTGAGTTTAATGAACAG AATGCAGACAAGATCTTTGGCTCCAAAGTTCAAAACCACTTATTGCTGTTCATCAGCTCAAGTACAGAGGCATCTTCCCAAATTCTGGAGACTTACCAAGGAATAGCAGCAGAATTCAAAGGAAAG GTTTTGTTTGTGCGGATTGACGTGACATCTGGTGCTGTCTCACATGTACTGAAGTACTTTGGTCTAACAGAAAAGGATGCACCAACTCTTCGACTCATTAACACAGAGACGGTAAAGAAGTATGCAATGGATGGAGGGGACATCACTGCTGAGGCCCTCCGCTCCTTCTGCCAGGGTGTGCTGGACGGGACAGTGAAG CCCCACATGATGACTCAAGAGATTCCCGAGGATTGGGATAAGAACCCTGTCAAGGTCCTTGTGGGCAAAAACTTTGAAGACGTGGCCTTTGATGAAACCAAGAATGTCTTTGTTGAATTCT ATGCCCCATGGTGTGGACACTGTAAGGAGCTGGCACCTATCTGGGAAGAACTGGGTGAAAAATACAAGGACAGAGAAGACCTCATCATAGCCAAAATGGACTCCACTGCCAATGAGGTGGAATCTGTTAGCGTGTCTGGATTCCCCACTCTTAAGTACTTTCTGGCAGGGTCAGAGAGGAAG GTTGTTGACTACAATGGCAAGAGGGATTTGGAAACTTTTTCGAAATTTATAGATAATGGTGGAGAGCTACCAGAGGAACcagctgatgatgatgatgatgatgatgaggaggaggaggaggatgatgacGAAGAAAAAGAG CCCACAGAGGAGTCAACTACAGAAGCTCTGAAGAAAACTAATGAGACGGCCAAGGATGAACTCTGA
- the zgc:136472 gene encoding protein disulfide-isomerase, translating to MKELLISLIVVAWLCGTAAVNQTQDNANVKVKKTKTNAIKEEKGVLVLKKSNFEQALKQHKQLLVNFHAPFSGESQSLAIEFTKAAEQLKAESFKVHLGVIDVSSEKDLAKELNVTAFPSLRLYISGDKQNPVICPVVKTASSIITWLKRRSGRSAQLIKNLAQAEIFITVEDVVVLGFYEDLEKGGVEAFYAAAADMPDLPFGVTKNKEVFLKYEITKDTVVLFKASKKSEVYEVSSEVSKTDLIQFIRVHEMDLVTEYNAMTSAKILSSVITNHLILFDNKSEENFGKNYEAFKNSAAAFIGKVLFVLIDTDEPRNGRILEYFRVRAVETPSVRMVNLTDNIQYQMQSEITLDKMTAFCQKYLDGKAKPKLQSEPIPKDWDKHPVKELVGSNFEKVGFNEERNVFIMFYAPWSKECQALFQLWEKLGKVYEKHESVVIARIDATANDINILLQQRYPTLMFFPAVYSEKAIPYFGERTLEALVEFVENQVELAKEEKAKEEEERKKYIEAQKLMENTKEEL from the exons ATGAAGGAACTGCTGATTTCTCTGATTGTTGTGGCCTGGCTGTGCGGAACTGCTGCTGTCAATCAGACAcaagacaatgcaaatgtaaaagtCAAGAAAACCAAGACCAATGCCATTAAGGAGGAGAAAGGAGTTTTGGTCCTAAAGAAAAGCAACTTTGAGCAGGCACTTAAACAGCACAAGCAGCTCTTGGTCAATTTCC ATGCTCCGTTCTCTGGAGAGTCCCAGAGCTTGGCAATAGAGTTCACCAAGGCAGCAGAACAGCTCAAAGCAGAATCCTTCAAAGTACACCTGGGAGTGATTGATGTGTCCAGTGAGAAGGATTTAGCCAAAGAGCTTAATGTTACAGCATTTCCGTCCCTGAGGCTTTACATTTCAGGTGACAAACAGAACCCCGTTATCTGTCCAG TTGTGAAAACGGCCTCTTCCATTATCACCTGGCTAAAGCGGAGAAGTGGTCGCAGTGCACAGCTGATCAAAAATCTCGCCCAAGCAGAGATCTTTATCACTGTTGAGGATGTGGTGGTTCTGGGCTTTTATGAG GATCTTGAAAAGGGTGGTGTGGAAGCATTTtatgctgcagcagcagataTGCCTGATCTACCATTTGGAGTGACTAAAAATAAAGAAgtgtttttgaaatatgaaattacaaAGGATACAGTGGTGTTGTTTAAAGCG TCTAAAAAGTCAGAGGTCTATGAGGTATCCAGTGAAGTGTCAAAGACGGATCTGATACAGTTCATCAGAGTGCATGAAATGGATCTGGTGACAGAATACAATGCGATG ACATCAGCAAAAATATTGAGCTCTGTGATCACCAACCATCTCATATTGTTTGATAATAAAAGTGAAGAAAACTTCGGAAAAAACTACGAAGCCTTCAAAAATTCTGCAGCCGCATTCATAGGCAAG GTTTTATTCGTGCTCATTGATACAGATGAGCCCAGAAATGGTCGGATTCTAGAGTATTTCCGAGTGCGTGCGGTGGAAACCCCCTCAGTGCGAATGGTGAATCTGACTGATAACATCCAGTACCAAATGCAGTCAGAGATCACATTGGACAAAATGACGGCCTTCTGCCAGAAATATCTTGATGGAAAAGCAAAG CCCAAGTTGCAAAGTGAACCAATTCCTAAAGACTGGGATAAGCACCCAGTGAAGGAGCTTGTGGGGTCTAACTTTGAAAAAGTGGGCTTCAACGAGGAAAGGAATGTTTTCATCATGTTTT aTGCTCCCTGGAGCAAGGAATGCCAAGCATTATTTCAGCTGTGGGAGAAGCTTGGGAAGGTGTATGAGAAACATGAGAGTGTGGTGATTGCCAGAATAGATGCCACAGCAAACGACATAAACATTCTCCTACAGCAACGCTATCCCACCCTCATGTTCTTCCCAGCGGTGTACTCTGAGAAG GCAATTCCTTACTTTGGAGAAAGAACATTAGAAGCACTGGTGGAGTTTGTAGAGAATCAGGTTGAGTTAGCCAAAGAAGAAAAGGCTAAG gaggaagaggagaggaaaaaatatattgaggCTCAAAAACTAATGGAAAACACAAAAGAGGAACTGTGA